From one Humulus lupulus chromosome 8, drHumLupu1.1, whole genome shotgun sequence genomic stretch:
- the LOC133795969 gene encoding uncharacterized protein LOC133795969 gives MFGVIKNVEDRGWLGSLTGLDGFVPRVVQEFYANLNDDLFDRKSFMFGQVYVRGNWYLFNAAEIAKVLNLPLFVDNVVVEFNKDKVLSELVGQNMVWEPHLVLKVTDLTHYYVVPHKFATSNWIPTTHTSTITFDTTFFLYKVGAGLQVDLASLIFDQITALGNAKKKGQYLVFPHLIYKLLDSQKPLRLEYEIMTPSSAGADYKLKKEPSTIKATKGIALKTGDADSVAAELAGVKATLESVQTEVISLKSCLSTMVSHFAAGPSN, from the coding sequence ATGTTTGGAGTCATAAAAAATGTTGAGGATCGGGGGTGGTTAGGTTCTTTAACCGGGCTGGATGGTTTTGTTCCTAGAGTTGTTCAAGAATTCTATGCCAATCTcaatgatgatctgtttgataggAAGTCTTTTATGTTTGGACAAGTTTATGTTAGAGGGAATTGGTATTTGTTCAATGCTGCTGAAATTGCCAAGGTTCTTAATTTGCCTCTTTTTGTTGATAATGTTGTTGTGGAGTTTAACAAAGATAAGGTGCTTTCGGAGTTGGTGGGACAAAATATGGTTTGGGAACCTCACTTAGTTCTCAAAGTAACCGATCTTACTCATTACTATGTTGTGCCTCACAAATTTGCCACCTCCAATTGGATTCCCACTACTCATACCTCCACCATTACCTTTGACACGACCTTCTTTCTGTACAAAGTCGGAGCTGGTCTCCAAGTTGATCTTGCCTCTCTCATTTTTGACCAGATCACTGCCTTAGGGAATGCCAAAAAGAAAGGTCAATATTTGGTGTTTCCCCATTTGATCTACAAGTTGCTTGATTCTCAAAAGCCTCTTCGCTTGGAATATGAGATCATGACTCCTTCTAGTGCCGGAGCAGACTACAAACTCAAGAAGGAACCTTCAACTATCAAAGCAACTAAAGGAATTGCTCTCAAGACTGGCGATGCTGATTCTGTTGCTGCTGAACTCGCTGGTGTCAAGGCCACCctggaatctgttcaaacagaagtGATCAGCCTCAAGAGTTGTCTCTCAACCATGGTGTCTCACTTTGCAGCCGGTCCTTCCAACTGA